From Daucus carota subsp. sativus chromosome 6, DH1 v3.0, whole genome shotgun sequence, the proteins below share one genomic window:
- the LOC108224395 gene encoding PTI1-like tyrosine-protein kinase At3g15890, whose product MDFRSLFCCISASQREGKGKKQATWRIFSLKELHSATNNFNYDNKLGEGGFGSVYWGQLWDGSQIAVKRLKVWSNKAEMEFAVEVEILARVRHKNLLSLRGYCAEGQERLIVYDYMPNLSLLSHLHGQHSAESLLDWKRRMSIAIGSAEGIAYLHHHATPHIIHRDVKASNVLLNSDFEAQVADFGFAKLIPDGATHVTTRVKGTLGYLAPEYAMLGKASESCDVYSFGILLLELASGKKPLEKLSSTMKRTITDWALPLACERKFSELADPKLNGKYVEEELKRIVFVALICAHNRPEKRPNMLEVVELLKGDAESKMTDLENDELFTSTKPLDCDDGSSCVEDSSDYISAETESKQEIEKVEV is encoded by the exons ATGGATTTTCGCTCTCTTTTTTGCTGCATAAGCGCTTCTCAACG GGAAGGGAAGGGGAAGAAACAGGCGACGTGGAGGATTTTTTCGCTGAAGGAATTGCATTCTGCTACCAACAATTTTAATTACGATAACAAGCTTGGAGAAGGGGGATTTGGGAGTGTTTATTGGGGGCAGCTATGGGATGGATCACAA ATAGCAGTAAAAAGATTAAAGGTCTGGAGCAACAAAGCAGAGATGGAATTTGCTGTGGAGGTTGAAATTTTGGCAAGAGTACGACACAAGAATTTGCTAAGTTTACGGGGCTATTGTGCTGAAGGTCAAGAGCGTTTAATTGTGTATGATTACATGCCGAACCTGAGTTTGCTCTCTCATCTTCATGGGCAGCACTCAGCTGAATCCCTTCTTGATTGGAAACGGAGGATGAGTATTGCCATTGGATCTGCTGAAGGCATTGC ATATCTTCATCACCATGCAACACCGCATATTATCCATAGAGACGTGAAAGCAAGCAATGTTTTACTCAACTCAGATTTCGAAGCTCAGGTTGCTGATTTTGGATTTGCAAAGCTAATACCTGATGGTGCCACACATGTGACTACTAGAGTCAAGGGTACTCTTGGATACCTTGCCCCAGAATATGCAATGCTGGGGAAGGCATCAGAGAGCTGTGATGTTTACAGTTTTGGAATTCTCTTGCTTGAGCTAGCTAGTGGGAAAAAACCACTGGAGAAGCTCAGTTCAACAATGAAGCGCACAATCACTGACTGGGCTCTCCCCTTGGCATGTGAGAGGAAATTTAGTGAACTTGCAGACCCCAAACTAAATGGTAAGTACgtagaagaagaactaaagagGATAGTGTTTGTTGCACTTATCTGTGCGCACAATCGGCCCGAGAAAAGACCCAACATGCTTGAGGTGGTGGAGCTACTGAAGGGAGATGCAGAATCAAAGATGACTGATCTAGAAAATGATGAACTATTCACTAGTACTAAACCTTTAGATTGTGATGATGGGTCATCGTGTGTAGAAGACAGTTCTGATTATATTTCAGCAGAAACGGAATCAAAACAAGAGATTGAGAAAGTTGAGGTATAG
- the LOC108226852 gene encoding uncharacterized protein LOC108226852, translating to MDLSGVIMEKFIKCLTKADLESDEMKMPQKLLSKYGNIIPKCFLLKFLNGYQIPVMHNEEKGALTGISTLYADLDFKAGEMLVFEFDGSSNFNVYVIGTDLLEIEYPVVVHHFQKTPPRNVNVEKVGLKFVNFVRDEDPLIDEFEPPHAIKKRFTMLKAYQNYFFSNGKCIEGGYDHETGKFHGLSKFSSIFGMQDFSGFNLLLFSYEASGITTISVFDDHFVEYLFPGTPISSGLNAHNPIVRYRFEITVKAHHLYKYVYGVDISTDFNNVTAFWKKRDYINVYSGEKAWKLQVRFRGANSNRTTIHDGWIQFRDGLGLQLGDVVVFECADPFRTHFAVRVLRIHGA from the exons ATGGATTTGTCTGGTGTTATTATGGAGAAATTTATCAAGTGCTTAACAAAAGCGGATTTGGAATCTGATGAAATG AAAATGCCTCAAAAATTACTCAGCAAATATGGTAACATTATTCCAAAGTGTTTCTTGTTGAAATTCCTGAATGGATATCAAATTCCGGTGATGCACAATGAAGAGAAAGGAGCTCTAACTGGCATTTCAACTCTTTATGCTGACTTGGACTTTAAAGCTGGTGAAATGCTTGTGTTTGAATTTGATGGGtcctctaattttaatgtttatgtGATTGGGACTGATCTCCTGGAGATTGAGTATCCAGTTGTAGTTCACCATTTTCAGAAAACACCTCCTAGGAATG TGAATGTTGAAAAAGTGGGATTGAAATTTGTCAATTTTGTTAGAGATGAAGACCCTCTGATTGATGAATTT gagcctCCTCATGCAATTAAGAAACGATTTACCATGTTGAAAGCATATCAGAACTATTTTTTTAGTAATGGGAAGTGCATTGAGGGTGGTTATGACCATGAAACTGGAAAATTCCATGGCCTCAGCAAATTCAGCTCAATTTTTGGGATGCAAGATTTTAGTGGCTTCAATTTGCTTTTGTTTAGTTATGAGGCATCTGGCATCACGACTATTTCAGTTTTTGATGATCACTTTGTCGAGTACCTGTTCCCTGGCACACCCATTTCAAGCG GTCTAAATGCACATAACCCTATCGTGCGTTATCGCTTTGAGATCACTGTCAAGGCTCACCACTTGTACAAATATGTTTATGGAGTG GATATATCAACTGATTTCAACAATGTCACTGCCTTTTGGAAGAAAAGAGACTACATTAATGTTTATTCGGGTGAGAAAGCATGGAAACTGCAGGTTAGGTTTCGAGGTGCCAACTCTAACCGCACAACCATTCATGATGGATGGATCCAATTTAGAGATGGATTGGGCCTCCAACTTGGCGACGTGGTTGTATTTGAATGTGCAGACCCATTCCGCACACACTTTGCTGTTCGAGTCTTGAGGATTCATGGTGCATAG
- the LOC108224663 gene encoding uncharacterized protein LOC108224663 → MSAIVCGKRSYFDDLPNSPSSVSPPVSKRLRFHSSASPFRSSPSPPRPSPVEQLRALFPGMDNQLLERALEECGYDMESAIKNLRNLCLGQTEGNSESVAKSTPDSETGVATADGIPPKDNLAQDNLQLEGAEWVELLVREMQSATSMDDARSRATRVLESLEKSISLRASAEAAQSFHKENAMLKEQAEGILRENTILKRAVAIQHERQKEYDEKNQEVQHMKQVVAQYQEQLRNLEVSNYALTMHLKQSLESNFMPGNSNRDVF, encoded by the exons ATGTCTGCGATAGTGTGTGGGAAGAGATCTTACTTCGACGATCTTCCCAATTCACCATCATCGGTGTCGCCTCCTGTTTCCAAAAGGCTTCGTTTTCATTCCTCTGCTTCGCCGTTTCGCTCTTCCCCCTCGCCTCCTAGGCCCTCTCCTGTCGAACAACTCCGAGCTCTTTTCCCCGGCATGGACAATcag CTTCTTGAGAGAGCACTAGAGGAATGTGGATATGATATGGAATCTGCCATTAAGAACCTACGTAATCTTTGTCTTGGACAAACAGAGGGCAACTCAGAATCTGTGGCAAAATCAACCCCAGATTCAGAGACAG GTGTTGCAACTGCTGATGGTATTCCACCAAAGGATAATCTGGCTCAAGATAACCTCCAACTGGAAGGTGCAGAATGGGTGGAACTGCTCGTGAGAGAAATGCAGAGTGCTACTAGCATGGATGATGCTAGATCCCGAGCAACAAGAGTGTTGGAAAGTTTAGAGAAATCTATTTCTCTTCGTGCTAGTGCTGAGGCTGCACAAAGTTTTCACAAG GAAAATGCGATGCTCAAGGAGCAAGCTGAAGGTATTTTACGGGAGAATACTATCCTTAAGCGTGCTGTAGCTATCCAACATGAACGTCAGAAGGAGTATGATGAGAAGAACCAGGAGGTGCAGCATATGAAGCAGGTGGTAGCTCAATACCAGGAGCAGTTAAGGAACCTCGAG GTTAGCAACTATGCTTTGACAATGCATTTGAAGCAGTCTTTAGAAAGCAATTTCATGCCTGGGAACTCGAATAGAGATGTGTTTTAA